A window of Primulina tabacum isolate GXHZ01 chromosome 4, ASM2559414v2, whole genome shotgun sequence contains these coding sequences:
- the LOC142542899 gene encoding uncharacterized protein LOC142542899: MPRNHDAFSIFQGTNIPILLYHNTQIHMSDAYFVNPSTMAASMRFSNAVTMQSIQFNVKPEVKHSFHSVFLNRPCGFQEPDIGMLLQPIHLKKSIKSKSLQLFAIPSSNSNIKISADSPANTIMQFYSAINEKKLKKLDKLMAEDCFFEDFSFSKPFHGKKEVLHFFEQIISCMGQNMQFNIDHICEGNDFTAAVSWHLDWNNIQVPLTRGCSYYSLSADGDKQVITKVRVFIEPPIKLGGVALTMFKIVTSLFDAFPAATEWFLKRSHIIFQVLLKTHSIIIQPIISPFQEWYIKLVQFAACILSFILKIIYYLSKNLKL; this comes from the exons ATGCCAAGAAACCATGATGCCTTTTCCATATTCCAAGGAACAAACATTCCCATTTTGCTCTATCACAACACTCAAATTCACATGTCAGATGCATATTTTGTCAATCCTTCTACAATGGCTGCTTCAATGAGATTTAGCAATGCTGTCACAATGCAGAGTATCCAGTTCAATGTCAAACCAGAGGTGAAGCATTCATTTCACTCTGTGTTTCTAAACAGACCATGCGGCTTTCAAGAACCAGATATTGGGATGCTGCTCCAACCGATACATTTAAAAAAGAGCATCAAAAGCAAATCCTTACAACTATTTGCGATTCCATCTAGCAATTCTAACATCAAAATAAGCGCAGATTCTCCTGCAAACACAATTATGCAGTTTTACTCTGCCATTAATGAGAAGAAGTTAAAGAAACTAGACAAATTGATGGCAGAAGATTGCTTCTTTGAAGATTTCTCTTTCTCTAAACCATTCCATGGAAAAAAG GAGGTTTTGCATTTCTTCGAGCAAATAATTTCATGTATGGGTCAAAATATGCAGTTCAACATTGATCATATATGCGAAGGGAATGACTTCACCGCTGCAGTCAGTTGGCATTTAG ATTGGAATAATATACAAGTCCCTTTAACCAGAGGATGCAGCTATTACTCACTATCAGCAGATGGAGACAAGCAAGTCATCAC GAAAGTTCGAGTTTTCATTGAGCCACCTATCAAACTGGGAGGTGTAGCGCTG ACGATGTTCAAGATTGTGACTTCGCTATTTGATGCATTCCCAGCAGCTACAGAAT GGTTCCTGAAAAGATCTCATATCATATTTCAAGTGCTTCTAAAGACACACAGTATAATTATACAGCCAATCATAAGTCCATTTCAAGAATGGTACATTAAACTAGTGCAATTTGCAGCTTGCATTCTCAGCTTCATCctcaaaataatatattacCTCTCCAAGAATTTGAAATTGTAA